Part of the Pseudobdellovibrionaceae bacterium genome is shown below.
ACGGCTACACCATCGAGACTGATATCAGCAACCATAGAGCCTTCTCCCTGCCCCAAAACACCCCCCACATAGTCCAAACCTGTTACGCTAAGTCCATTGAATGAAATATTTTTGATAATAGGCTCTTCTTTGTAGGCCTGAGCGCCGATCCCAATAAATCCCATCTGTGAGGAACCTGGGCTGTTGATGGTGAGATTTGAAATTGTATGATTATTGCCGTCAAGTTGTCCCGTAAAATACTGAAGCGGCCTAAACCCCGCAGAGTCTGCGATCATGTTGATATCGGAAGTTAGTCTGAAGTACTTATTTGAAAATACCAAGCGCGGGCCAATTTGATTGAGTTGAGATGGATTGGCGATAAGAAATGGGTCTGCTTGGGAGCCAGTCCCTCCAGCAAAGGTGTACATAGAAAAGTTCGTTGTATATGCAGAAAGCTTCGGATATTCGCCAGCCTGCAGCTCCCAGAAATCTGTGTCATCATCCCCGCTATCAGCATGAAATGCCCAATTCGTAGAGTCTACGGAGTTAAATGTAGATGCCGTTTTCATTTCGGCTGTGGTTTTACCATAACTGTCGTTGCAGGCTCCCGCGCCGCATTGCAGGTTCACTCCATTGGTCTGCTTGTCCCAAAAAACATGATCGATAGTCCAAAATGATCCCGGCACACCTACAACTCCTCCGACATAGTTGGCGCTGGTTATGACTGGCGAAACACTGTAGCTATAAAAAACATGACCCTGAAAAAGATACCCAATGAGCCCGCCAGACTGACCGCCTGTAGTGCTTGTCACTGACCCGGTGGCATAACAGTAAGCCGTTCTGTGGCTCGGACCAGATTGATAGCCAATCAATCCACCTGCTGAACCCGTGCCTGTATTCACAACGTCACCTGTAGCATAGGAAAAGTAAATATTTTGATTAGTACTACTACCAATAAGGCCCCCTACACGAAAGCCACCTGTGACGTTGCCGGTTGCATAGGTCATATAAATATCAATCGAAAAGGCATCTTGGTCATCCATTTCTCCAATAAGACCGCCGGCCCGACCGGTGGCATTCACATCTCCCGTGGCATGACTAAAACTGATATTTCCGTTATGTACATATCCAACAAGACCCCCAATATAATTGGCGCCTGACACCGCGCCCGACGCCGAGGAGTTTGTTACGACAAACAAACATCCATAGCCCCAGGCTGAATTCATCTGCCCAACTAGCCCGCCGGCAACATTGCCAACGGCCACCACATCATTGTGAGTTTGCACGTTATTGATAATTGCCCGCTCCTCAGAGGTACGACTACAAGTTGCCGCATCGTAAATTGACCCAACGGCGCCGCCCACAGTGGTATTTCCATTCACCTGAGAGCTGGCATCTACGGTGGAGTCTTTTAGCTCACCACGAAAATCACCAACTATTCCTCCATAGTAACTTCCAGTGCCTGTTACAATCCCGCTTTCGACGGTGACATTGGATATTTTGGTTTGAGTGGCTTTTCCTATAAGTACCCCTGCCCAGTCCTGGCCTTGAGCATCGATCATGCTGTTTTGGAGGGTTATATTTTTTATCACTGCCCCATCGGTGTAGCCAAACAGTCCGATGCCATGGGAGCCTGAGGAAGTTATGTTGATGCCACTGATTGTATGGCCATTGCCATCCAGTACTCCAGAAAATGGAGTGATGCTGTTACCAATCGGAGAAATGGGACCAGTCATTGCCAGATCACCTTGTAGCTGAAAATACTTATCCCAAAGATGGCTGTTGCCTGGATCACTCAGGGCCGCTAATTGCCCCGCTCCACACAATACGAAAGGCAGCTGTTCCGTGCCTTGCCCAAAGCTTTGAGGGTCAGAAGCATCAATATTTACCGCACAAGAAAAGCCTGGTGGCTCGCTGTTGGGCCCAGATGTATTGGCAATCTGGCCGCGAATACGATTATCTGCCAGTTGACAAGACACAAGACCGAGAAAAAAGCTGAGAAGAATAAAACGTGTTATAGCGAAGCAGGATGCCTTATCCTTTTTAGCAAACAGCGTTCGTTGATTTTGGCACTCACATTCTGCCATCTTTTCCCTCTCAATTTTTCTAGACTGACCTTAGTCATATCGGCAATGATCGTTAATACTTGATAGGCGTACAATAAGATTTTCAATGATTATCAATATGAGACGGGCACGTATGGTATGTCAGTCATCGGAAGATTCGAAACCAATTTTTTGCGCCATACTTTCCACCTATTGCCTAAGATTCATATAAAAAACTAATCTAAGTTTTTCTCCACATAGAGCAGTATCTGCCAGAGGAGCTGATCGTCATAATTTCAACGCCGCATTGGGGACCGACTAAAATTTAGACATTATCTTGTCCGATTGTGAGACACCTATTTTCAGTCTTCATCTAAATCGAGGCTTATCAAGATCTTACGGATATTTTGTTTTTTTAAAAAATTCATCGCAACTTTGGGCCAACCGCCTGACCTACCAAGCCCAAGTGATTGAACAAAGTGAAGTCGACGCCATTGTCAATTCCCCTAGAGAACGATGTGGCCGGTAAACCCACAAACCGAGTCCATGGAAGGGCTCGGTCTTTATTTTAAACTTTTCCTCGTAATTTCGGATCTAGTGCATCCCGAAGTCCGTCGCCAAAAAACTGGAAGGCCATCATTGCAACAAAAATGGCAACCCCCGGTGAGATGATCACATGAGGATAAGATCGAATCAGCTTATATCCTTCACTGGCCAGCACACCCCAACTGCTGTAAGGGGGTTGCAATCCTAAGCCAATGAAACTTAAAAAACTCTCATACAAAATATTTGCAGGAATCTGAAATGTTAATAACACCACAATTGGACCTAATATATTCGGCAAAACATGACGAAACACGATTCCCACCGATGATCCGCCCAAGGCCCGACTGGCTTCCACATAAGCCATTTGTTTGACCTGCAACACTTGACCTCGCACAACCCTTGCCAACTGCACCCATCCAACCACACTCAAAGCTAATAATATGCTCGTCAAAGCTTTTAGCTCAGGGTTAGTAAATACATTCACCGAATCAAAAACCACTTTCACCAAAATCATAAGCACCAATGTAGGGATGGCATAGAGAATATCAACAAAACGCATCATCATGGCATCAACACGCCCACCAACCCAACCGGAAATGGCACCGTACACAAGACCTATTACCAAAGAAATTATAGCCGTTAAAATCCCCACGGCCATAGACATGCGAGCGCCATAGATAATTCTCGACAGCATATCTCGCCCCAGACTATCTGTGCCCAACCAATGCTCCGGGGTGGGCCCCACAAGAATCTTGTCCATGTATTGATCAGAAAAAGAATACGGCGCCACATAGTTGGCTAACAAGGCGATGATGCACAGTATGTAAATTATCACCGCAGAGACTATGGAAGCCTTATTCGCCTTCAACCGCCTGTAAGCATCATACCAAAGACTTCTTGGCGTGCTCTTTACTGGAGGTTCTACTACCGTTGCCACAACTTCACTCTTACCCATTTAAAAAACTACTTAGTTAAATCGATACGCGGATCAAAATACGAATAAAGTAGATCCACTATTAAATTTGCTAAAACCAACATGGCTGAAAACACCAAGGTCACCCCCAAAATCAAGGGATAGTCTCTATTACTCACGCTCTCGACAAAGTGTTTTCCGATGCCTGGAATATTAAAAATTAACTCAATCACGAATGACCCTGACAAAATTCCAGCAGCCAGCGGGCCTGAAAAAGTTAAAACCGGTATGAGTGAGTTTTTCAAAACATGCTTAAAGAGCACCATGGGCCATCCCAACCCCTTGGCCTTGGCCGTTCTAATGTAGTCAGCACTAATCACATCTAAAACATTGGCTCGAGTTAGTCGCGCAATCACGGCCGCTGGCCGCAACCCTAAAGTAATCACAGGAAGAATATAATACTCCGGCCCCTCCCAAAACGCTGGCGGCAACAGATCCAAACTAAAGCAAAAAATAAGAATAAGAATGGGGCCCACCAAAAAGTTGGGCAGTGACACTCCACTAATGGCTCCAAACATAGCCAAACTGTCCCACCAAGTATTATGTTTCGAAGCCGCAAAAACACCCAATGGAATACCCACCAAGAATGCCAATATTAATGAATAAAATCCGAGCTGAAATGAGGCCGGCAGCGCTTCTCCAATAATGGTCGTCACGTTACGACCGATATACTTATACGACTCACCCAGATCCCCGCGAGCCAGGCCTGCCATATATTGGAAATATTGCTCATAAAGAGGAGCGTCCAGGTTGTATTTGGCTTCGATGTTTTTAATCACCTCAGGAGGCAAAGCTTTGTCTCGATCAAAGGGACCGCCTGGTATAATTCGTAAAAGTAAAAACGTTGCCGAAGCAATTACGAACAGTACAAATAGCGCTTCTACAAACCGTTTTGCAAAGTACACCAATAAATGATGGCGAATAGAATAGCCTAAAAGGGCGCCACCCAAAGACAGGGCATCCATCCACCAAAGCCATGCCGGCACATCATAGCCAAAAAAACTCACAACCACTGTTAGAGCGAGTAGCAGTACCACCACTGCTGGCCCCACAGCTCGGCTCAAAAGGTCTAAAATCACTTAAGCTTAACCTCTTTGTACCTAAATTTTAGCATGCTATTAATAGGAAAGTTGTCCACCCGATCCGCCACTAGCAGCTGGCTTACATAGGCAAAAATAGGCATCACTGGTGAATCTTCTTCGACCAATATCTTTTGAGCCTTTGCGTACATACGACGCCGCTCCTGCTTGTCTGCCTCTGTTTTTGCTTCGCCAATCAATTTATCAAACTGCGAGTTGCCCCATAGGGTATGGTTGTTATTTGAGTAAGAGGTCATCAAAGCAAAAAAGTTGTCAGGATCCGGGTAGTCAGCGATCCAACCCATTCTAAAAATATGCGGAGGATCTGTTTTTAAGCTATCAAGATAAACCTTCCACTCGCCGTTTTTGAGTTCCACATTTATCCCTAAGTTTTTCTTTAGCTGCATCTGCACATTTTCAGCTACCCGCTTATGGTCTTCGTTGGTATTAAACCCAAAATAGATCGTGGGGAATGTGCCGCGGTCTTTATAACCGGCTTCGTCTAAAAGTTTTCGAGCCTGCTCCACATTAAATCCAATTCCAAAATCAGGTTCGTACCCAAACATCCCCGGTGGCACCCAACTGCTCAACGGCACTTGTCCGCCGCCTAACATATCCGTGATTTGCTTGCGATCGATGGCTTGAATCAAAGCTTTGCGTACACTTAAATTATCAAGCGGCGCTTTGTTAGCGTTAAATCCTAGGTAATAAGTCCCGAGAATTCCAGTTTCTCGGTATTCCTTTCGCTTTTTAAGGCTCGCAAGCTCCACTGACGGCAAGTCCATCAGCGCATCTAGTTTTTTTGCATCAAACAAATTCTTAGCCGTAAACTGATCTTTCACAATTCGAGCTAAGACATTCTTTACAAAAGGTTTCTGGCCATAATAAGTCGGGTTGGCCTCCAAAATGACTAAACTGTCATGCTCCCAAATCTTTAGTAAATACGGCCCCAAGGTGACGATGTTTTTGGGTTCCGTCCACGCATCGCCGCCTTTTTCAACAATGTCTTTTCGAAGGGGGTAGGTGCTTGTGTGAGTGAGCAAATAAGGAAAATAACTCTGTGGCCCGTCTAGCTCCACGTCGATTTGATGAGGATTTACAATCTTAACTCCCACTTGCGAAAAATCGGTGATCTTGCCTTCATTGTAGGCTCGACCATTTTTTAACCCATACAAGAAATACGAGTACTCCGAGGCCGTCGCCGGGTTCAGCAGCCGCTCCCAGCCATCGACCACATGTTGAGCTACAAAATCCTGGCCATCAGACCACTTAACACCTTTTCTTAGGTGAAATCGCCATCGACTGGTGTCTCCCACAAACTCCCATTTTTCAGCTAAAGCGCCTTTTACAGAAAGGTCTGGATCTGAAAAGTCATAATCCATCAAGCCTTCCATTAAATTTTCGATGATCAGGCCCGATTGAACGTCAGCCGCTCTATTCCAATCAAGTGTGGGTGGCTCGGCAGACAAATTCACCCGCAAAGTCTCTTCATATTTAAGATCATGTGGAAGTTTGTCTTTTCTTTTGGTGCAAGAAAGGAGGGTCAGTGTGGAAACTAAAACTAAAAGAATTCGAATCAATTGCATGCTCACTCCTGAGTAAAAAACAGCAAAGGGTTCAAGACTAAATAGAGCGCCCAAACATAGTATTTTGCCGCTCAAAGTCAATGGTTATTAAGCCGGCCGCTAGCAACTCTAGTGAGATGCGTTTTGGGGCCTTATTGGGCCTCATAGATAAGAGCAGAGTCTCTGAAACATTTTTCCACTTCGCGCCGAAGTTTTTTAAAGGGCCCCTTGCCGAGTTCTCGGGCCGGCACCACACGGGCTAGCACCTTAGACTCCACCGACACCACAACACCCGAATCTGTTGGCTCTATTGTGCGGTGAGCCTCAAGCCAGGGTGATTTAATTTTGCAGTTGAGCTTTGAAAAATCTCCCAACACCTTCACATTGTTCAGCCGAGTCACCCGACTTCTTTTTGAAGAATGTCCCAATTCAATATCCCCCACCCGATTAAACAGTGAAACAAGAAAGGGCTCCACCAAAGTAGGCATAGTCAATAAGTAGGCGCGTCCGGCTGAAGTTCGCATATCGTTACCATCGTGCTGGTATTTTACGACTAACTTCACGTCTTCTAAGATTCTTTGCACTTTATCAGGTTTTTCAATCAACTTAGCATCGGTCACATGGGACATGTCGGCCCCCACCTCCACTAAGTCGCGAGTCAAGTCACTTCGATAGAGGAGCAACGCCTGTACAAGATGTTGACCCGCCATTCCCCGCGTTTGATATGACAGGCGCTCTTCTCGGGGCCCAATTTTTGTCACATCCACCTCGTGTAAAACCTCAATGCTGCCGCCTTCAGCCAACTGAATTTCAGGCACCTCACTCAATTCGTTGACACCGGTTTTTAAGACCAGAGCTTGTCGGTGATGGGTGTCTGGTAGCGGAGCTTTTGAGTAACTGATGTAATTTGTCGGATCCACCCATAGCTTTTTGTTTTCAGATTCAATATAGACAAAAGCATGATTGAACATACCCACTGACGGCAGCTTCCAGGCCACATACATGGGATCTGTAGTTCGATAAACCAACGACACATAGGCCTTATACCCCAGACTCCGCAGCAGCTTAACTAAACTCACTGAGTAATCTTTGCAGTCTCCGTAACCCGATGACGCGATCTCCGCCAGTGGCCGGGCAATATAACGCCCCTTCACCGTGCGCCAGTCGCCCAAATATTTTATTTGGTCGCTCAACTGGCTCATCAACAGATTAACCTGATCCTCGAGGGCCTTTGCTGTTGCCGCCGTTTCTTTGATTTTAACGTAGTTATCAGGAAGAGGTTCAGAAAGAATGGTCTCGTAGGACTTCGTAAAATAGTCGGCAAACCGTTTCCAGTTCTTTTCTGTGGAGACCTGAACCCATGTATAGTTGGTTGGATCCATGGCTACGAATTTTTCTTCTGTCACTTGCTGAAAAATGGGCTTCTTCAATTGCATTTTTAAAATATGGCGACCGTTTTTTGTGGTCTTTCTTATAGACACCGTCCCATTTGGATCATTTTCCTGTACATGGAGCCTCAAAGCAGAATCGATGACCACTTGCGATGACTGTAGCCACTCGTTCCAACCAAACCCCACCCAATACGAAAAATGCCCTGGCATCACCACCTCGAGGCTTTTCTCCTCGTATGTCAAATGCACCCGGCTGCCCACTTCTAGTTTTTCAAACGCGATACGAATTCTATTCACCTGGTCAAAAGCCAAAGACCCCGCATCAATGGCTCGCTCTTCGATATTTTCTTTTGGCACCGCAAACGTCTTTGCTCCCGTTTCGGTGAATGCCTCTTTCACAGTTATTTTTGAAATACCCGCGTTGTAAGTGAGTGGATAGCGGCTCATTTGTAGGACACCACTTTCACTGAGAATTTCAATGACCAACTCAACCCTTGTTAAATAGGTCCCACTGGAATCCACCGTTATGTATTGATCTTTTTTAAGAAACTTAATGTCATTTTCAGTCGGGTCCATCCAACGAGCTTCCGCCAGATGGCAAGGTCCAACCCAAAGGCCAATTAACAGCAACGGGGCCACTAGGAGTTTCTCCATAATGCCACTCTCCTTAAGAGTTATTGAATCGACTCCCAGGTTTCGCGGGCTGGAGGTCTTGATGAGACCTTTACTGGAATATGTTGAGATAGCCAAGCCAAAGACGCTGGCTGGCGACTATAAAGTTCATTGTATATGCCATAATATCTCACAACTTTTTTCACATAATTTCTTGTTTCCACAAAAGGTATATGCTCAATGAATTCGTCCATTTCAAGGTGCCCGAACTTGCTCAGCCACTGTTCCGTCCGGTGAGGTCCTGCATTGTATGAAGCCGCCACCAAAGGGATTTGCTGTTGGAACTTTTTCATCAAGCGACCCAGGTAGCGGGTCCCAATTCGCAAGTTCACAACGGGTTTTGTGAGGTCTCGCGAATTAAATGTTTCATCGCCCAACAGCCTTGCAACTTGCTCGGCCGTAAAGGGCATGACCTGCATCAAGCCCCTTGCACCCGCTGGAGATATCACATCTTCTCTGTAAAAACTCTCGGCACGCATGATGGACCACACCAACTCTTTTGGCACAACAAACTGGCTTGAGTAATTCTTCACAAAACCTTCATAAGCCTGAGGGTAGGCTGTTCGCCAAATCGAGCGAACGCCATTGATACCGTGGCGACTTCTGTCGTTTGAGAAATAGATCTGGCTCACATAGGCAGATCGATTGAAATAGCCCATTTCTTCGTAGGCCGCCATCAACATTTTTAAATAGGCTGGGTTGCGGGTTTTCACTTCAATGGAGTAAAGCTCTAAACGAGCCAAGTCGAAATGGCCGGCGCGAATTTGCTGCTGAGCCCTCTCCATGTACTGTGTGAACTTTGGCTCTGACGCCAAGCTACTGGCCACATCCGTCTTTAGCCAACTTTCATCCATCAAACTGTCGCCATTTTCTTCTTCACTGTCTTCTTTAGACTCTTCATCACCATCAAGTGCCAACAGCTCTTCGGATTCTGCTTCTTCAGATACGGCACTCTCTGGGGCTACCACCGCAGTGGTCGCGACGGGCTCAACAGATGCTGGCACTCGAACATTGGGTAAATCGGCCAATCGAGTCAGGCCTGGTAATTGGTGAGAGGCTGGTAAGACTTTTAGCCGGTAGAACGAAGCCATACTATAAAAACTCAAACCACGATCCGCTGCTACCTCCGCAAAAAGCTTTCGACTTTCTGAGAACTGTTCGAGTCGTAAATGACTCATAGCCAACCAATACTTCACTTTTTCTTCAGGGTATTTTGACCAACGACGACGATTTTTCTCACGAAGCACCAAAAGCTCTGAAAAAGCTCCGACGGCCCCATCGTAATCACCCCGTAAGTACCGTATCCACGCCAGATGCCACTGAGCATCTCGACTCAATCCTGATTTTTTATATAGTTTTATAAACTGTTCAAACTTTCGGCTCGCCCCATCGTAATCCTGAAACTGATAGCTTAAAAAAGCTGCCGAAAAAAGAGCTTTGCGGCCCGCTTGTGATTTAGGCCGCTGCTCATAGGCTTTGTAGTAGATGCCCACAGCGTCTTGGTAGTGCCCGGCTCTTGATGCCGCCTTAGCTAATAACATCAGATAGTCGAAGTTTTTCTGTTGAGCTTGAAAGTACGGCGTCAACACCTGAAAGGCTTCTTCCACATAGCCCTCTTGGATATAGAACTGAGCGAGTATTTCATCATAAATAAATTTATCTTTGGGTTTAGATTTCTGAATGAGAGAGTCTATCTCTTTACGGGCCCGATCTGAATTGCCGGAGAGCTGCAACCGGCGAATTCGAGATTTCAAATCTGAAGTTCGCGCCGAACAACCTATGATTTTACCGTTCACTTTTGCAAGCTCTAGTTGATAGGTCCAATCATAAACCAGCGGATGATCTGGATGCTTTGAGTAGAGCTTTCGCGCCCAGTTGCATGCCCTGGTGTTTCGATCTCGCTCCTGCTCCACTTGCACCATTCGCCACAAAACCTCTGGGTGCCTGTGGGTGTATCGCCACTTTCTCTCTAGATAGGACAAATGGTCGTAGGCGGCCTTCCATTTTTTCTCTCCCATATCTAGGCCACTTAAAAGAAATCGAATTTCATAGCGAATGCTACTTGACGGCTTCAAGCCCAAGGCAAGATCAAGATGAAAACGAGCGTCCTTCACTTGATTTTTTTTTACATAGACTTCACCTAAATAAAAGTGAGCATACACTGCCTGCACGCTGTTCAGTTGCAAACTTTTTTTAAAATACTCAATGGCTTCGTTGTATTGCTCTAGATCTTTGGCCCACACGCCGAGCGTGAAGTATTTTAGTCCCAAATCAGTTCGACTCAGTTGGCTGTCATCAACCGCACCCAGCGCCGACAACGCCTCTGCGAGCTTACCGCTTAACGCCAATGATCGACTCTTGTAAAACACATCAGTGACTTCGGTCTTTGCATCACCTTGGGACACAGCCATAAACATAAAAAGTAAGACAAAGACAAAATGCCGCAAAACTCTTCTCCCCCCTCAAATACCCCTATGAGGCCTACCGACCCCATCCCTATATGATACCGAAATTGCCGGTTTTTTTTAAGGCCAGCTGATAAAATGTGCCAATGATACTAGACCCCAATAAGGAACAGTGCGCCGACAGCGATTCGTTTTGTCTCCCTAGGGGTATGGTGGTAGTGACTTGGTATGGCGAAAACAAAATCACTATTTTTTTGTCAGTCCTGTGGCGCAGAACACCCTAAGTGGCAGGGGCAGTGCCGAGAGTGTGGCGCCTGGAACACCTTGGTTGAAGAACGCATCTCCACCTCGACCAAAGGCGGGCGCGGCTGGAGTGTTGCGGGCAATGAATCGGTGAGTTCTCCTAAAAAACTGGTGGCGCTGGACTCTGAAGACGTTTCCGTTGAGTCGTCAAGTCGGTGTGCTACGGGCTTTTCAGAATTAGACAGGGTCCTCGGTGGAGGCCTGGTTCGAGGCAGTTATATACTGCTTGGCGGAGATCCTGGAATTGGAAAGAGCACGCTGTTACTGCAAATGGCTGGCGGGCTGGCTAAGAATAATTTAAAAGTCATGTACATCTCAGGTGAAGAAAGTGTGGGTCAAACGGTTTTGCGCGCCCAACGCCTCGGAGTAAAAGAAAAGTCTGTGCATGTGGCCAGCGAAAGTCGCTTAGAAAACATCTTGGCTCTTGCAAAAGATGACGAGCCCGATGTCCTCATCGTTGACTCCATTCAAACGGTTTATTTGTCTGACATCACCTCTGCACCAGGATCCGTTTCACAGGTCCGCGAGTGCGCTAGCCAATTGATGGCGCTGGCAAAAGGACAAAACATGAGTGTTTTTGTCATTGGCCATGTGACCAAAGAGGGTTCTATTGCTGGTCCGAAGACACTTGAACACATGGTCGATACGGTCTTGTCTTTTGAAGGCGATAACAGTCATCAGTTTCGCCTGCTTCGAGCATTAAAAAACAGGTTTGGTGCCACCAATGAACTCGGCGTGTTTCAAATGAACTCACAGGGACTAGAAGAGGTGGAAAACCCCTCTGAGTTATTTCTTGAAGAACGAGGTACTGATCTGCAAGGCTCCGTTGTATTTGCCGCGATGGAGGGCACTCGACCTTTGCTTTGCGAAGTGCAGTGTTTGACCTCGCCAAGCCCCATGGCCATGCCCCGACGAACTTCATTGGGCTTTGACACGAACCGCGTGCATCTACTTGTGGCCGTCTTGGACAAACATTTAGACCTGGAACTGTCTCGAAGCGATGTATTCGTCAACGTGGTCGGCGGCCTTCGACTGAGCGAACCGGCTGCCGATTTGGCGGTGGCCGCCGCCATGGTGTCCACATCGTCACATCGAGAGATCAATGCCCATGCCTGCTTTTTTGGCGAAGTGGGTCTGACTGGTGAAATTCGCGCCGTCACTTTCGCTGATTCACGACTCAAAGAAGCTGAAAAGTTGGGTTTTCGATATTTTGTGTTACCAGCCTCAAATAAAAAACATTTGCGGCAGTTAGAGCGGGAGCTCTCTGGCGAAATTTTTTGGCTAAAGCACATCTCAGAGCTACCTCGTTGTCTAAAATTGATGCTGGAAAGCAAATAGACTGATTCGTATATGAAATCCGTAACTAGTATAACTGCGATCCTTTTTGAACTGGGTTTACTTGTTGTCGCCATGCCACTTTTTATTTTTTGGCTCTCTCCTGAGGAGCGAATTTTAGGAGAATTCAATGCCTACCTACTCGTGCAGGTGATGTGGGGAATGATTCCCCTCCTTTTACTGGGGTGGCTTATGACCCATCCTCAAATTAAAAAGTGGGGCCCAGTTCAAAGAATTCATGAATTCATTGATCAGTCGTTTCTAAGAATATTGATTGATAAAAGCCATCCTCTCACTTTACTCGCCCTTTCTTTAGCCGCAGGCATCGGAGAAGAGTTTTTGTTTCGAGGTGTCTTGCAGGTAAAACTGGGACTCATAGCCGCCTCCATTCTATTTGGGCTAGCCCACACCATCACGTTCACCTATTTTGTTTTTGCCACAATTATGGGACTTTACCTCGGTTGGATTTTCGAACTCACCCAAAGCCTATGGCTAGTGATAATGCTCCACGCCGGATACGACTTCTGGGCCCTCCTGCGCCTTAGGACCCAAAAGGTCTCGGATTCCCAAAAGGTATCGGATTCCCAAAAGGTATCGGATTCCCTTTGGGAATCCGTTTAAAGTTGGCGTTAGATATAACGATATCTTCAGATGCGAGTGACGATATTTCCTTAGAAAAAAGGATTTCTACTGAAAGCACATAAAGATAGGTTTTCCCTGTAAGCCCATTGGCGAAAGCCATTTCGGCTGACAACGACCCACTCGAGCTAAATCGCCCCTTGATACTATTGTCACCCAAGCAGCAAAAAGAGTACTGACCACATTGTCAACCTCAAGGCGTTCACCAATAGTTCCCCTTATAACCCCTTAAATCAGGCATAATCACGCCCTCGTCAATTGACCAAACACTATCAAAGTCAAACCCAAT
Proteins encoded:
- a CDS encoding transglycosylase SLT domain-containing protein; amino-acid sequence: MRHFVFVLLFMFMAVSQGDAKTEVTDVFYKSRSLALSGKLAEALSALGAVDDSQLSRTDLGLKYFTLGVWAKDLEQYNEAIEYFKKSLQLNSVQAVYAHFYLGEVYVKKNQVKDARFHLDLALGLKPSSSIRYEIRFLLSGLDMGEKKWKAAYDHLSYLERKWRYTHRHPEVLWRMVQVEQERDRNTRACNWARKLYSKHPDHPLVYDWTYQLELAKVNGKIIGCSARTSDLKSRIRRLQLSGNSDRARKEIDSLIQKSKPKDKFIYDEILAQFYIQEGYVEEAFQVLTPYFQAQQKNFDYLMLLAKAASRAGHYQDAVGIYYKAYEQRPKSQAGRKALFSAAFLSYQFQDYDGASRKFEQFIKLYKKSGLSRDAQWHLAWIRYLRGDYDGAVGAFSELLVLREKNRRRWSKYPEEKVKYWLAMSHLRLEQFSESRKLFAEVAADRGLSFYSMASFYRLKVLPASHQLPGLTRLADLPNVRVPASVEPVATTAVVAPESAVSEEAESEELLALDGDEESKEDSEEENGDSLMDESWLKTDVASSLASEPKFTQYMERAQQQIRAGHFDLARLELYSIEVKTRNPAYLKMLMAAYEEMGYFNRSAYVSQIYFSNDRSRHGINGVRSIWRTAYPQAYEGFVKNYSSQFVVPKELVWSIMRAESFYREDVISPAGARGLMQVMPFTAEQVARLLGDETFNSRDLTKPVVNLRIGTRYLGRLMKKFQQQIPLVAASYNAGPHRTEQWLSKFGHLEMDEFIEHIPFVETRNYVKKVVRYYGIYNELYSRQPASLAWLSQHIPVKVSSRPPARETWESIQ
- the radA gene encoding DNA repair protein RadA; this translates as MAKTKSLFFCQSCGAEHPKWQGQCRECGAWNTLVEERISTSTKGGRGWSVAGNESVSSPKKLVALDSEDVSVESSSRCATGFSELDRVLGGGLVRGSYILLGGDPGIGKSTLLLQMAGGLAKNNLKVMYISGEESVGQTVLRAQRLGVKEKSVHVASESRLENILALAKDDEPDVLIVDSIQTVYLSDITSAPGSVSQVRECASQLMALAKGQNMSVFVIGHVTKEGSIAGPKTLEHMVDTVLSFEGDNSHQFRLLRALKNRFGATNELGVFQMNSQGLEEVENPSELFLEERGTDLQGSVVFAAMEGTRPLLCEVQCLTSPSPMAMPRRTSLGFDTNRVHLLVAVLDKHLDLELSRSDVFVNVVGGLRLSEPAADLAVAAAMVSTSSHREINAHACFFGEVGLTGEIRAVTFADSRLKEAEKLGFRYFVLPASNKKHLRQLERELSGEIFWLKHISELPRCLKLMLESK
- a CDS encoding CPBP family intramembrane metalloprotease, coding for MKSVTSITAILFELGLLVVAMPLFIFWLSPEERILGEFNAYLLVQVMWGMIPLLLLGWLMTHPQIKKWGPVQRIHEFIDQSFLRILIDKSHPLTLLALSLAAGIGEEFLFRGVLQVKLGLIAASILFGLAHTITFTYFVFATIMGLYLGWIFELTQSLWLVIMLHAGYDFWALLRLRTQKVSDSQKVSDSQKVSDSLWESV